A region of Paenibacillus sp. 37 DNA encodes the following proteins:
- a CDS encoding FAD-dependent oxidoreductase, whose translation MKIAVIGCTHAGTAAIVNTAKLYPDATITVYERNDNISFLSCGIALYVGGVVKDPDGLFYSSPNQLAELGVETKMLHEVTAVDAKGHTLQAKNLQTGEEFEDTFDKLIVTTGSWPVVPKLEGIEMDNILLCKNYNHSNTIIEKAKDAKRVTVVGAGYIGVELVEAFQMNGKEVTLIDSVDRILNKYLDPEFTDAIEDTLTGRGIKLALGQTVQKFTGENGKVTKVITSKGEFETDLVILCIGFRPNTELLKGQVDMLPNGAIIVDKYMQTSQKDVFAAGDSCAIHYNPTGKASYIPLATNAVRMGTLVARNLVRPTTPYMGTQGTSGIKIYEQNIAGTGMTETSAADEGLIVESVVLEDSYRPEFMPTAEKLLLKVVYEQATRRIVGAQVMSQVDLTQSINTISVCIQNNMTVDELAFIDFFFQPHYNKPWNFLNTAGLQALPPIEVKAPAMV comes from the coding sequence ATGAAAATCGCAGTTATCGGATGTACACACGCAGGAACCGCAGCCATCGTAAATACCGCCAAATTGTACCCGGATGCTACCATCACCGTGTATGAGCGCAATGACAACATCTCCTTCCTATCTTGTGGCATTGCGCTCTACGTAGGTGGGGTTGTGAAAGACCCTGACGGCTTGTTCTATTCTTCGCCTAATCAGTTGGCAGAGCTTGGCGTTGAGACCAAGATGCTTCATGAAGTTACAGCAGTTGATGCCAAGGGCCATACCCTTCAGGCTAAAAACCTGCAAACCGGGGAAGAATTTGAAGATACGTTTGACAAACTGATCGTGACAACCGGGTCATGGCCTGTCGTTCCAAAGCTTGAAGGCATCGAGATGGATAACATCTTACTTTGTAAAAACTACAATCATTCCAACACGATTATTGAAAAAGCCAAAGATGCCAAACGTGTTACTGTTGTAGGTGCAGGATATATCGGCGTAGAGCTGGTGGAAGCTTTTCAAATGAATGGCAAGGAAGTTACCCTAATCGACAGTGTGGACCGGATTTTGAACAAATACCTGGACCCTGAATTCACGGATGCGATTGAAGATACGTTGACTGGACGCGGCATCAAGCTGGCTCTTGGTCAAACAGTACAGAAGTTTACTGGAGAGAATGGCAAAGTGACTAAGGTGATTACGTCCAAAGGAGAGTTTGAAACCGATCTGGTTATTCTGTGCATTGGTTTCCGTCCAAATACAGAGCTGCTTAAAGGCCAAGTGGATATGTTGCCAAACGGCGCAATCATCGTAGATAAATACATGCAAACGAGTCAAAAAGACGTCTTCGCTGCGGGTGACAGTTGTGCTATTCATTACAACCCAACAGGCAAAGCATCTTACATTCCACTGGCAACCAACGCCGTGCGGATGGGTACACTGGTAGCCCGTAACCTGGTTCGTCCTACGACACCGTATATGGGTACGCAAGGAACATCGGGTATCAAAATTTATGAGCAAAATATCGCGGGTACCGGGATGACGGAAACGTCTGCTGCTGATGAAGGTCTGATTGTTGAATCTGTCGTACTGGAAGACAGCTACCGCCCGGAGTTCATGCCAACGGCTGAGAAACTGTTGCTCAAAGTAGTATATGAGCAGGCTACTCGTCGGATCGTAGGAGCACAGGTGATGTCTCAGGTTGATCTGACCCAATCGATTAATACGATCTCGGTCTGCATCCAAAATAACATGACCGTAGATGAGCTGGCCTTCATCGACTTTTTCTTCCAGCCACATTACAACAAACCATGGAACTTCCTGAACACGGCGGGTCTGCAAGCACTGCCTCCAATAGAAGTAAAAGCACCAGCAATGGTGTAA
- a CDS encoding formate/nitrite transporter family protein: protein MAAKTPLEVAQYTAQTGMKKAQYPVSSVLVLSFMAGAFIALGFLLDIRVIASAPAEWGSLVNLIGAAVFPVGLIMVLIGGGELLTGNMMAVPLATIARKLSVGSMLKNLTLVTIGNFVGALFVAYAFGHVLGLTGEGVYLAKVVDMAGHKLHDGFLQAFISGIGCNWLVALAVWLSYASDTMSGKVLGIWFPTMAFVAIGFQHVVANMFLIPAAIFEGHYSWGQYVMNFIPVWLGNLTGGALFVAAAYWVVYLRQAEPKVKPEAATLIEAVETEARVMLSKQA from the coding sequence ATGGCAGCAAAAACACCTCTTGAGGTTGCACAATATACGGCGCAAACAGGCATGAAGAAGGCTCAATATCCGGTGTCTTCTGTATTGGTGCTTAGTTTCATGGCAGGTGCATTTATCGCGCTGGGTTTTCTACTGGATATTCGAGTGATTGCTTCTGCGCCAGCTGAGTGGGGGAGTCTGGTCAATCTGATTGGAGCGGCAGTGTTCCCGGTTGGACTAATCATGGTGCTCATAGGTGGTGGCGAGCTGCTGACAGGTAACATGATGGCAGTTCCGCTTGCTACGATTGCAAGAAAATTATCCGTGGGTAGCATGTTGAAAAATCTAACCTTAGTGACGATTGGTAATTTTGTTGGAGCTTTGTTTGTCGCGTACGCGTTTGGACATGTGCTGGGCCTGACCGGAGAGGGTGTATATCTGGCGAAAGTGGTGGATATGGCTGGGCATAAGCTGCATGACGGCTTCCTGCAAGCTTTCATCTCTGGCATCGGCTGTAACTGGCTGGTGGCACTGGCCGTGTGGCTATCTTATGCATCCGATACGATGAGTGGCAAGGTACTGGGCATTTGGTTTCCAACGATGGCATTTGTGGCGATTGGATTCCAGCACGTTGTGGCCAATATGTTCCTCATCCCGGCGGCAATCTTTGAAGGGCATTATTCGTGGGGCCAATATGTGATGAATTTTATTCCGGTATGGCTCGGGAATCTGACTGGTGGTGCTCTGTTTGTAGCTGCAGCCTATTGGGTGGTGTACCTGCGCCAAGCTGAGCCGAAAGTGAAACCGGAGGCAGCAACGTTGATCGAAGCTGTGGAGACGGAGGCTAGAGTGATGTTGAGCAAGCAGGCGTAG
- a CDS encoding molybdopterin-dependent oxidoreductase, giving the protein MIDQENGVFAAVCPLDCPDTCGLLLHKENGKIVKVAGNPDHPITKGAICNKVRNMTERVYHPERLQYPMKRVGAKGEGKFERISWDEAIREITTKFTALSETYGPESILPYSFYGNMGILGVDGMDRRFFNALGASVLEQTICNAAGNTGWKYTMGANRGTLPEDTEHADLILVWGGNIVSTNMHQVVLAEKARKKGAKIVVIDVHRNRTAQWGDWFIPLYPGTDSALALGLMHVLFERGLTDEAFMQKYTVGHEALRDHVRSYTPERVARITGVPEETIVELAELYGNAQAAHIHIGNGLQHHDNGGMNVRSVACLPAITGQWLKQGGGAVRTNSYASTNSDALERPELRQNPEPRVVNMNRIGEALLEAEQPIRAMMVYCSNPLVVAPDTERVERGFAREDLFTVVHDLFITDTAKYADIVLPATSSFEATDLYTSYWHQYVHLQEPVIAPIGESKSNVELFSLLGQAMGYDPAIFGETPEQMIKDALQDTGNPYMNGVTLEGLKEHRFVKLDMTPHAAFLDQLPTPSGKIELYSETMEQRGLPPLPTYSALIEGYDGENPAGPADTYPLMFLSPPNHNFLNSTFGNSAKHQRLEKMPLLQMHPEDASRRNVEDGDAVVVWNDRGRIELTAKVSEAMLPGTVISQGLWWDGDGKKQRANSLTSNRLSDMGNGATFFSATVEVKRQ; this is encoded by the coding sequence ATGATCGATCAGGAGAATGGTGTATTTGCGGCGGTGTGCCCGCTCGACTGTCCGGACACTTGTGGTCTGTTATTACATAAAGAGAACGGAAAAATTGTGAAGGTGGCAGGCAATCCGGATCATCCGATCACCAAGGGTGCCATTTGTAATAAAGTTAGAAATATGACTGAGCGGGTGTATCACCCCGAGCGTCTACAATATCCGATGAAACGTGTAGGAGCCAAAGGTGAAGGCAAGTTCGAACGAATCAGTTGGGATGAAGCGATTCGCGAGATTACGACCAAATTCACTGCATTGTCCGAAACCTACGGCCCGGAGAGCATCCTGCCCTACAGCTTTTACGGTAACATGGGCATTCTCGGCGTAGACGGTATGGATCGGCGTTTCTTCAATGCACTAGGTGCAAGTGTGCTGGAGCAGACGATCTGTAATGCCGCCGGAAATACGGGCTGGAAATATACGATGGGGGCCAACCGGGGAACGTTGCCGGAAGATACGGAACACGCGGATCTCATCCTGGTGTGGGGTGGCAATATCGTCAGTACAAATATGCACCAAGTCGTTTTGGCGGAGAAAGCCCGTAAGAAAGGCGCCAAGATCGTCGTAATCGACGTTCATCGCAATCGTACCGCACAGTGGGGCGACTGGTTTATTCCGCTGTATCCGGGCACGGACAGTGCACTGGCGCTAGGATTGATGCATGTGTTGTTCGAACGGGGACTAACGGATGAAGCGTTTATGCAAAAGTATACGGTGGGTCATGAGGCACTGCGTGATCATGTCCGCAGTTACACTCCTGAACGTGTTGCACGTATTACGGGCGTGCCGGAGGAAACCATTGTGGAGCTGGCCGAACTGTATGGCAACGCACAGGCAGCCCATATTCACATCGGCAACGGCCTTCAGCACCATGATAATGGGGGGATGAACGTGCGTAGCGTTGCATGTCTGCCTGCTATTACAGGGCAATGGCTGAAGCAAGGCGGCGGTGCCGTTCGCACCAACAGCTACGCGAGCACGAATAGCGACGCGCTCGAACGTCCGGAGCTGCGGCAGAATCCGGAGCCGCGAGTGGTGAACATGAACCGGATTGGGGAAGCGTTGCTGGAAGCAGAGCAGCCAATCCGGGCAATGATGGTTTACTGCAGCAATCCACTGGTGGTGGCACCGGATACCGAGCGGGTGGAGCGAGGTTTTGCACGGGAAGATCTGTTCACGGTTGTACACGATCTGTTCATAACGGATACCGCGAAATATGCAGATATTGTATTGCCAGCCACGTCTTCATTTGAAGCGACGGACCTGTACACCTCTTATTGGCATCAGTACGTTCATCTGCAAGAGCCGGTGATTGCACCGATTGGGGAGAGCAAGAGTAATGTGGAACTGTTCTCACTGCTTGGGCAGGCTATGGGGTACGATCCTGCAATCTTCGGAGAAACACCGGAGCAGATGATTAAGGATGCACTCCAGGATACAGGCAATCCTTACATGAATGGAGTTACGTTAGAAGGACTGAAGGAACACCGATTCGTGAAGCTGGATATGACACCACATGCTGCATTTCTGGATCAGCTGCCTACGCCTTCAGGCAAAATCGAGTTGTATTCGGAGACGATGGAACAGCGAGGGCTTCCGCCGCTCCCTACCTATAGCGCTCTGATTGAAGGATATGATGGGGAGAATCCGGCTGGACCTGCCGATACTTATCCGCTGATGTTCCTATCGCCGCCGAACCATAATTTCCTGAACTCCACCTTTGGCAATTCAGCCAAACACCAGCGTTTGGAAAAGATGCCTCTTTTGCAAATGCACCCTGAGGACGCTAGCCGCAGAAACGTGGAGGATGGAGATGCAGTAGTCGTATGGAATGATCGTGGGCGTATCGAACTTACAGCCAAGGTGAGTGAAGCCATGCTGCCGGGAACCGTCATCAGCCAAGGTTTATGGTGGGATGGTGACGGCAAGAAGCAGCGAGCGAATTCACTGACGTCCAATCGCTTGTCGGACATGGGGAACGGGGCGACCTTTTTCTCGGCCACTGTTGAAGTGAAGCGTCAATGA